In Tripterygium wilfordii isolate XIE 37 chromosome 15, ASM1340144v1, whole genome shotgun sequence, one DNA window encodes the following:
- the LOC120017195 gene encoding MLP-like protein 31, whose protein sequence is MSLSGKMETSLELRTPAAKFYELSKSQNGINLSQATNGKLAGEVVEGQLGKNGCVLSSDAPGGKNMYNKMLVEKVDDENMKFYCKVIEGELLKHYKNINYSVQITPKGEGSVVHWTIEYEKMNKDVSDLKETIDHCAALSKQFDLQLSTNMAVA, encoded by the exons ATGTCTCTCTCTGGGAAGATGGAAACCTCTTTGGAGCTGAGAACTCCTGCTGCTAAGTTCTACGAGCTTTCCAAATCACAAAACGGTATCAATCTCAGTCAAGCCACGAATGGAAAATTAGCTGGTGAAGTGGTGGAAGGTCAACTGGGAAAGAATGGCTGCGTCTTATCCTCAGACGCTC CTGGTGGGAAGAACATGTACAACAAGATGCTGGTGGAGAAAGTAGATGATGAGAACATGAAGTTTTACTGCAAAGTGATTGAAGGAGAACTCCTGAAGCATTACAAGAATATAAACTACAGTGTTCAAATTACTCCCAAGGGTGAGGGGAGTGTTGTGCACTGGACTATAGAATATGAGAAGATGAACAAAGATGTTTCTGACCTTAAGGAAACCATTGATCATTGTGCTGCTCTTTCAAAACAATTTGATCTTCAGTTGTCCACTAACATGGCAGTGGCTTAG
- the LOC120015935 gene encoding protein IMPAIRED IN BABA-INDUCED STERILITY 1-like isoform X1, whose amino-acid sequence MGCVSSKQAVSVTPAIDHSGGFPGRVGLECEKEKGSFGKKKVGGDLGYNSELGESGRASSRGDSFSFRLGNLHKYIVGEQVAAGWPEWLTAVAGEAIQGWVPLRSEAFEKLEKIGQGTYSSVFRARDIETGKIVALKKVRFDNYDRESVRFMAREIMILRRLDHPNIIKLEGLITSQLSGGVYLVFEYMEHDITGLLSCPDVTFSESQIKCYMKQLLAGIEHCHSRDVMHRDIKGSNLLVNNDGILKVADFGLANFCTSGQQQPLTSRVVTLWYRPPELLLGSTDYGASVDIWSVGCVFGELLYGKPILQGRTEVEQLHKIFKLCGSPPDEYWKKSKLPHATLFKPQQPYTSCLREAFKDFSATALNLIETFLSVEPYKRGSASSAVASEYFTTKPYACDPSSLPKYPPSKEIDAKNLEEAKRKRTGGRVRGPETRKPTRKSYGSSKLAQAEDVAGQVLGAKQINPGKVDFTKGDVILRGQVQKPSLDKLEDVTHVKNASQGDVPFSGPLQVSTSSGFAWARRRKDEVSVRSHSRSISRGHITQALDPSASLNPKNGFDSKRHENGDVIDGGRTDLRDHESYENTKRALLKRWSQLEHPDSFDASDGYHSQELSLALYEKEEMASKRGYLSFQDQGEKVEFSGPLLSQSHRVDGLLERHERHIRQTVRKSWFQKGKRQ is encoded by the exons ATGGGTTGCGTCAGCTCGAAGCAGGCGGTGTCCGTGACCCCTGCAATTGACCACTCGGGCGGGTTTCCTGGCCGAGTCGGGTTGGAATGCGAGAAGGAGAAGGGGAGCTTCGGGAAGAAGAAAGTGGGTGGCGATTTGGGGTATAACAGCGAGTTGGGTGAGTCGGGGAGGGCGAGTTCGCGGGGTGATTCGTTTAGTTTTAGGTTGGGGAACCTGCACAAGTACATTGTGGGAGAGCAAGTTGCCGCTGGATGGCCGGAATGGCTTACCGCCGTTGCTGGTGAAGCGATTCAGGGCTGGGTGCCTCTTCGTTCTGAAGCCTTTGAAAAATTGGAGAAG ATTGGGCAGGGCACCTATAGCAGTGTGTTTCGAGCACGTGACATTGAAACTGGGAAAATAGTTGCTCTGAAAAAGGTTCGATTTGACAATTATGATCGCGAGAGTGTTCGCTTTATGGCAAGAGAGATAATGATTCTTCGTAGGCTTGATCATCCCAACATCATAAAATTGGAAGGTTTGATCACATCCCAGTTATCAGGCGGTGTATACCTTGTCTTCGAGTACATGGAACATGATATTACTGGACTTTTGTCTTGCCCTGACGTAACGTTCAGCGAGTCACAG aTCAAATGCTACATGAAGCAGTTATTAGCTGGAATTGAGCACTGTCATTCACGGGATGTAATGCATCGGGATATCAAAGGATCAAATCTTTTGGTAAATAATGATGGGATTCTGAAAGTGGCTGACTTTGGATTGGCAAACTTCTGTACTTCTGGGCAACAGCAGCCATTAACCAGTCGTGTTGTAACTTTATGGTATCGTCCTCCTGAACTTTTACTGGGATCAACTGATTATGGAGCATCTGTGGATATTTGGAGTGTTGGTTGTGTGTTTGGGGAACTTCTTTATGGAAAACCTATCCTTCAAGGGAGAACAGAG GTTGAACAATTACATAaaattttcaagctttgtggTTCCCCACCTGATGAATACTGGAAAAAGTCCAAACTTCCTCATGCTACCTTATTCAAGCCACAACAACCTTATACTAGTTGTCTTAGGGAGGCCTTTAAAGATTTTTCTGCAACTGCTTTGAACTTGATAGAAACTTTCCTTTCTGTGGAGCCATACAAGCGTGGGAGTGCCTCCTCTGCTGTTGCATCCGAG TATTTCACGACAAAGCCTTATGCATGTGATCCCTCAAGCTTGCCAAAATACCCACCTAGCAAGGAGATTGATGCAAAAAACCTTGAGGAGGCAAAAAG GAAAAGGACCGGTGGGAGAGTTCGTGGCCCTGAAACAAGAAAGCCAACAAGAAAATCTTATGGATCCAGTAAATTAGCACAAGCTGag GACGTGGCAGGTCAGGTGCTAGGTGCAAAACAGATTAACCCCGGTAAGGTGGATTTCACCAAAGGAGATGTCATCCTACGTGGGCAGGTGCAAAAGCCATCTCTTGATAAACTGGAAGATGTAACCCATGTAAAGAATGCTTCTCAAGGAGATGTTCCATTTTCTGGCCCATTACAAGTTTCCACATCTAGTGGCTTTGCATGGGCAAGAAGGCGAAAAGACGAAGTATCTGTGAGATCTCACAGCAGATCTATTTCCAGAGGTCACATAACTCAAGCATTAGATCCTTCTGCCTCGTTAAATCCAAAAAATGGTTTTGACTCAAAAAGGCATGAGAATGGTGATGTTATAGATGGGGGCCGTACTGATTTGAGAGACCATGAATCTTACGAGAATACCAAGCGTGCTTTGCTTAAGCGATGGAGCCAACTTGAGCATCCAGACTCCTTTGATGCTTCTGATGGATACCACTCCCAGGAACTATCGTTGGCACTATATGAGAAAGAGGAAATGGCTTCAAAAAGAGGTTACTTG AGTTTTCAAGATCAAGGGGAGAAGGTTGAATTTTCAGGTCCCTTATTATCTCAATCACATAGAGTTGATGGACTCTTAGAGAGGCATGAGCGTCATATCCGTCAGACTGTTAGAAAGTCATGGTTCCAAAAGG GTAAGAGACAATGA
- the LOC120015935 gene encoding protein IMPAIRED IN BABA-INDUCED STERILITY 1-like isoform X2 has translation MGCVSSKQAVSVTPAIDHSGGFPGRVGLECEKEKGSFGKKKVGGDLGYNSELGESGRASSRGDSFSFRLGNLHKYIVGEQVAAGWPEWLTAVAGEAIQGWVPLRSEAFEKLEKIGQGTYSSVFRARDIETGKIVALKKVRFDNYDRESVRFMAREIMILRRLDHPNIIKLEGLITSQLSGGVYLVFEYMEHDITGLLSCPDVTFSESQIKCYMKQLLAGIEHCHSRDVMHRDIKGSNLLVNNDGILKVADFGLANFCTSGQQQPLTSRVVTLWYRPPELLLGSTDYGASVDIWSVGCVFGELLYGKPILQGRTEVEQLHKIFKLCGSPPDEYWKKSKLPHATLFKPQQPYTSCLREAFKDFSATALNLIETFLSVEPYKRGSASSAVASEYFTTKPYACDPSSLPKYPPSKEIDAKNLEEAKRKRTGGRVRGPETRKPTRKSYGSSKLAQAEDVAGQVLGAKQINPGKVDFTKGDVILRGQVQKPSLDKLEDVTHVKNASQGDVPFSGPLQVSTSSGFAWARRRKDEVSVRSHSRSISRGHITQALDPSASLNPKNGFDSKRHENGDVIDGGRTDLRDHESYENTKRALLKRWSQLEHPDSFDASDGYHSQELSLALYEKEEMASKRGYLSFQDQGEKVEFSGPLLSQSHRVDGLLERHERHIRQTVRKSWFQKD, from the exons ATGGGTTGCGTCAGCTCGAAGCAGGCGGTGTCCGTGACCCCTGCAATTGACCACTCGGGCGGGTTTCCTGGCCGAGTCGGGTTGGAATGCGAGAAGGAGAAGGGGAGCTTCGGGAAGAAGAAAGTGGGTGGCGATTTGGGGTATAACAGCGAGTTGGGTGAGTCGGGGAGGGCGAGTTCGCGGGGTGATTCGTTTAGTTTTAGGTTGGGGAACCTGCACAAGTACATTGTGGGAGAGCAAGTTGCCGCTGGATGGCCGGAATGGCTTACCGCCGTTGCTGGTGAAGCGATTCAGGGCTGGGTGCCTCTTCGTTCTGAAGCCTTTGAAAAATTGGAGAAG ATTGGGCAGGGCACCTATAGCAGTGTGTTTCGAGCACGTGACATTGAAACTGGGAAAATAGTTGCTCTGAAAAAGGTTCGATTTGACAATTATGATCGCGAGAGTGTTCGCTTTATGGCAAGAGAGATAATGATTCTTCGTAGGCTTGATCATCCCAACATCATAAAATTGGAAGGTTTGATCACATCCCAGTTATCAGGCGGTGTATACCTTGTCTTCGAGTACATGGAACATGATATTACTGGACTTTTGTCTTGCCCTGACGTAACGTTCAGCGAGTCACAG aTCAAATGCTACATGAAGCAGTTATTAGCTGGAATTGAGCACTGTCATTCACGGGATGTAATGCATCGGGATATCAAAGGATCAAATCTTTTGGTAAATAATGATGGGATTCTGAAAGTGGCTGACTTTGGATTGGCAAACTTCTGTACTTCTGGGCAACAGCAGCCATTAACCAGTCGTGTTGTAACTTTATGGTATCGTCCTCCTGAACTTTTACTGGGATCAACTGATTATGGAGCATCTGTGGATATTTGGAGTGTTGGTTGTGTGTTTGGGGAACTTCTTTATGGAAAACCTATCCTTCAAGGGAGAACAGAG GTTGAACAATTACATAaaattttcaagctttgtggTTCCCCACCTGATGAATACTGGAAAAAGTCCAAACTTCCTCATGCTACCTTATTCAAGCCACAACAACCTTATACTAGTTGTCTTAGGGAGGCCTTTAAAGATTTTTCTGCAACTGCTTTGAACTTGATAGAAACTTTCCTTTCTGTGGAGCCATACAAGCGTGGGAGTGCCTCCTCTGCTGTTGCATCCGAG TATTTCACGACAAAGCCTTATGCATGTGATCCCTCAAGCTTGCCAAAATACCCACCTAGCAAGGAGATTGATGCAAAAAACCTTGAGGAGGCAAAAAG GAAAAGGACCGGTGGGAGAGTTCGTGGCCCTGAAACAAGAAAGCCAACAAGAAAATCTTATGGATCCAGTAAATTAGCACAAGCTGag GACGTGGCAGGTCAGGTGCTAGGTGCAAAACAGATTAACCCCGGTAAGGTGGATTTCACCAAAGGAGATGTCATCCTACGTGGGCAGGTGCAAAAGCCATCTCTTGATAAACTGGAAGATGTAACCCATGTAAAGAATGCTTCTCAAGGAGATGTTCCATTTTCTGGCCCATTACAAGTTTCCACATCTAGTGGCTTTGCATGGGCAAGAAGGCGAAAAGACGAAGTATCTGTGAGATCTCACAGCAGATCTATTTCCAGAGGTCACATAACTCAAGCATTAGATCCTTCTGCCTCGTTAAATCCAAAAAATGGTTTTGACTCAAAAAGGCATGAGAATGGTGATGTTATAGATGGGGGCCGTACTGATTTGAGAGACCATGAATCTTACGAGAATACCAAGCGTGCTTTGCTTAAGCGATGGAGCCAACTTGAGCATCCAGACTCCTTTGATGCTTCTGATGGATACCACTCCCAGGAACTATCGTTGGCACTATATGAGAAAGAGGAAATGGCTTCAAAAAGAGGTTACTTG AGTTTTCAAGATCAAGGGGAGAAGGTTGAATTTTCAGGTCCCTTATTATCTCAATCACATAGAGTTGATGGACTCTTAGAGAGGCATGAGCGTCATATCCGTCAGACTGTTAGAAAGTCATGGTTCCAAAAGG ATTGA
- the LOC119979956 gene encoding uncharacterized protein LOC119979956, whose translation MSSPSSPHRSRGGNSDGEERPRNFDRRAKSKCWENAQTVPGRHPERWRKDAAGNIVCKRFCNCHGCLCFEYDHIVPYSKGGESTAENCQILQTRVNRFKSDKDYVDATQLKGYSCDIKFTDKEVDIIEMAVYGDVIRPGNQCRCRTFAEMLGQYKSKNRMAACKLPYNDESL comes from the exons ATGAGCTCTCCTTCCTCGCCGCATCGTTCTCGCGGTGGTAACAGCGACGGAGAGGAAAGGCCGAGAAACTTTGATCGTAGGGCGAAGAGTAAGTGCTGGGAGAACGCACAAACTGTTCCAGGTCGACACCCTGAGAGATGGCGCAAAGACGCAGCTGGTAACATCGTCTGCAAGCGCTTCTGCAACTGCCATGGCTGCCTCTGTTTCGAGTACGATCACATCGTTCCCTACTCCAAAG GTGGTGAATCGACAGCAGAGAACTgtcaaattcttcaaacaagGGTGAATAGGTTCAAATCAGACAAAGATTATGTGGATGCCACTCAGTTGAAGGGCTACTCTTGTGATATCAAGTTCACTG ACAAGGAGGTTGACATCATCGAAATGGCGGTTTACGGAGATGTGATTAGACCTGGAAACCAGTGCCGTTGCCGAACTTTTGCTGAAATGCTTGGCCAGTACAAGTCAAAAAATCGGATGGCTGCTTGTAAACTGCCATATAATGATGAATCTCTATAG
- the LOC119979955 gene encoding eukaryotic translation initiation factor 5A-2 — protein MSDEEHQFESKADAGASKTYPQQAGTIRKNGYIVIKCRPCKVVEVSTSKTGKHGHAKCHFVAIDIFNGKKLEDIVPSSHNCDVPHVNRTDYQLIDISEDGFVSLLTENGNTKDDLKLPTDDNLLTQIKDGFADGKDLVVSVMSAMGEEQICALKDIGPK, from the exons ATGTCCGACGAAGAGCATCAATTCGAGTCGAAGGCCGACGCCGGAGCGTCCAAGACCTACCCACAGCAGGCAGGCACTATACGCAAGAACGGCTACATCGTTATCAAATGCCGTCCTTGCAAG gTTGTTGAAGTTTCCACTTCCAAGACTGGTAAGCATGGCCATGCCAAGTGCCACTTTGTTGCAATTGACATCTTCAATGGCAAAAAACTTGAAGATATTGTGCCATCTTCCCACAATTGTGAT GTTCCTCATGTTAATCGCACTGATTACCAGCTGATTGATATTTCTGAGGATGGATTT GTAAGTTTGCTCACTGAAAATGGCAACACTAAGGATGATCTGAAGCTGCCAACTGATGATAATCTTCTTACTCAG ATTAAGGATGGCTTTGCTGATGGGAAGGACCTGGTTGTGTCCGTCATGTCTGCAATGGGGGAGGAGCAGATATGTGCACTCAAGGATATTGGTCCAAAATAG
- the LOC120016757 gene encoding protein WEAK CHLOROPLAST MOVEMENT UNDER BLUE LIGHT 1-like has product MGEIDTKPIEPVQVARVLFGEKGDQKKYKTSSSIDQETDKEEDYDELSKDLSNCKVQLEAKEGVYLQAMLKLEHHQKTADELSTSLKKAEVERDFYMEECRAAKYQIEELETRVKEVAENLAEMVKTKEQLLLTLTELKATQNEVVRLETELAAAGESNFKVIARAEQWEITADKEREKVQELVRHISELNEVIYMSKMAAIDAEKEQCAILAENNAEIEFATEKAFEAQEKLEDMKRQLEGEHELENKLLAKSEVVDLLQSELNQAFGSLSSSEKANSDAINKLKSDMQINETENSEQALYIQTLEMELNQFKEDINIANEEVGHLKWDLELLSGELLKARTEIEEIKGRETAAQDEIALLKSELDKEKSKITSVEAAEARSESAESVFYYDVEAEVVSEESENSRFIKPQNKYFYQNLQHRPTDVLEAEAEEKTDEIHENDAKITISVEEYLSLLKKIEEADKVSLTLAEDSNQITSYDKNNELETLKKDLEAAMVKIGEFRTRAEQAARRAESAEKAKAAVEDQLRKWREENKRRKAALAALKEECPPKVYSPPKYDNRPKKYQPLGKILNMKF; this is encoded by the exons ATGGGTGAGATCGATACCAAACCAATTGAACCAGTCCAAGTTGCCCGGGTTTTGTTCGGGGAGAAAGGTGATCAGAAGAAATACAAAACTTCCAGCAGTATTGAT CAAGAGACTGATAAAGAGGAAGATTATGATGAGCTGTCAAAGGATTTGTCCAACTGCAAGGTACAATTGGAAGCAAAGGAGGGCGTGTACTTGCAAGCGATGTTGAAGCTGGAGCACCACCAGAAAACAGCTGATGAGCTCTCCACCTCACTGAAAAAGGCCGAGGTGGAGAGAGACTTCTATATGGAAGAATGTAGGGCAGCTAAGTATCAGATCGAAGAGCTCGAAACGAGGGTTAAAGAGGTTGCTGAGAACCTTGCGGAGATGGTGAAAACAAAGGAGCAGCTTTTACTGACTCTAACTGAACTGAAGGCTACACAAAATGAGGTGGTTAGATTGGAGACAGAACTTGCTGCTGCCGGAGAATCAAATTTCAAGGTCATAGCACGAGCGGAACAATGGGAAATCACTGCAGATAAGGAGAGGGAGAAAGTGCAGGAGCTTGTAAGACACATTTCAGAGCTCAATGAAGTTATTTATATGTCGAAGATGGCTGCCATTGACGCAGAGAAAGAACAATGTGCTATTTTGGCTGAAAACAATGCTGAGATTGAGTTTGCGACCGAAAAGGCATTTGAAGCACAAGAGAAGTTGGAAGATATGAAGAGACAATTGGAAGGAGAGCATGAATTGGAGAACAAACTGCTGGCTAAGTCAGAAGTTGTTGATTTACTGCAGTCGGAACTCAATCAAGCATTTGGGTCTCTTAGCTCATCCGAGAAAGCTAATTCTGATGCTATAAACAAGCTAAAATCAGATATGCAAATAAATGAAACAGAGAATTCTGAACAAGCATTGTATATTCAGACATTGGAGATGGAACTGAATCAGTTCAAAGAAGATATCAATATTGCAAATGAAGAGGTAGGCCACTTGAAATGGGATCTCGAATTGCTGAGTGGAGAGCTACTGAAGGCAAGAACTGAAATAGAAGAAATCAAAGGAAGAGAGACTGCAGCACAAGATGAGATAGCATTGCTGAAATCCGAGCTTGATAAGGAAAAGTCGAAGATTACATCAGTGGAGGCAGCTGAAGCAAGATCAGAGAGTGCTGAATCAGTTTTCTATTATGATGTAGAAGCAGAAGTGGTATCTGAAGAATCCGAGAACTCTAGGTTTATCAAACCCCAAAACAAATACTTCTATCAGAATTTACAACACCGTCCGACAGATGTCTTAGAAGCAGAAGCTGAAGAAAAAACAGATGAGATTCATGAAAATGATGCGAAGATTACAATTTCTGTTGAGGAATACTTatcattattgaaaaaaattgaggaggcTGATAAAGTTTCTCTGACACTAGCAGAAGACTCTAACCAGATAACCAGCTAcgacaaaaacaatgaattggAAACTCTAAAGAAGGACTTGGAAGCTGCAATGGTGAAAATCGGGGAGTTCAGGACTCGAGCAGAACAGGCTGCTCGCAGGGCTGAATCAGCAGAGAAAGCAAAAGCCGCGGTTGAGGATCAACTAAGGAAATGGCGCGAAGAGAACAAGAGACGAAAAGCTGCTTTAGCTGCACTGAAAGAGGAATGTCCTCCAAAAGTATATAGTCCTCCCAAATATGACAACAGACCTAAAAAATATCAGCCATTGGGGAAGATACTGAACATGAAATTCTAG
- the LOC120016673 gene encoding heparanase-like protein 1 — MGFHFQLFLFLAFIPAILAQEVTHAIIIVDGSRSIAVNDDNFICATLDWWPHDKCNYNQCPWGYSSVTNLDLSHPFLAKAIQAFRRLRLRIGGSLQDQVLYDVGTLKSPCHPFRKMRDGLFGFSKGCLHMKRWDELNHLFSTTGALVTFGLNALYGRHQMRTKVWVGAWDSSNARDFLNYTVSKGYQIDSWEFGNELSGSGVGASVHAEQYGKDLINLKNIIDDLYKNSHSKPSLLAPGGFFEQEWYEKLLQVSGPGIVNSLTHHIYNLGAGIDPHLVNKILDPNFLSKVSKTFIILKETIEKHGPWASAWVGESGGAYNSGGRNVSNTFVNSFWYLDQLGMASKYNTKVYCRQTLIGGNYGLLSKTTLAPNPDYYSALLWHRLMGKEVLAVDSDASPFLRSYAHCSKGRAGITLLLINLSNDTDFIISLQNSMNMNLHGRAQGLYRETPLMRGLKKTVSWVGRKASDAPLFREEYHLSPKDGYLRSHTMLLNGIPLELTNDGDIPRLDPVRVHVNSVVSISQLSIAFIVFPNFDASACA; from the exons ATGGGATTCCATTTCCAGTTGTTCTTATTTCTGGCTTTTATCCCTGCTATTTTGGCTCAAGAAGTTACACATGCTATAATTATAGTTGATGGGAGTAGATCGATTGCTGTAAATGATGATAATTTCATCTGTGCTACACTTGATTGGTGGCCTCATGATAAGTGCAACTATAATCAATGTCCTTGGGGATATTCATCTGTTACAAATTTG GATTTGTCCCACCCCTTCCTAGCAAAAGCAATCCAAG CGTTCAGGCGTTTGAGGTTAAGAATTGGAGGTTCTTTGCAAGACCAAGTATTATACGATGTAGGCACTTTGAAGTCTCCTTGTCATCCATTCAGAAAGATGAGAGATGGGTTATTTGGGTTTTCAAAGGGATGTTTGCATATGAAACGATGGGATGAATTAAATCACTTGTTCAGTACAACCGG GGCCCTTGTGACTTTTGGGTTGAATGCACTATATGGGAGGCACCAGATGAGGACAAAAGTTTGGGTAGGTGCTTGGGACTCTAGTAATGCTCGCGATTTTTTGAACTACACTGTTTCTAAGGGATACCAGATAGACTCATGGGAATTCG GTAATGAGTTAAGTGGAAGTGGCGTTGGAGCAAGTGTTCATGCTGAACAGTATGGGAAGGACTTGATCAACCTTAAAAATATTATAGATGATTTGTATAAGAACTCCCACTCTAAACCTTCGCTTCTTGCTCCTGGAGGATTTTTTGAGCAAGAGTGGTATGAGAAGCTTCTTCAGGTGTCAGGCCCTGGCATAGTCAACTCTTTGACTCATCATATATACAACTTGGGTGCAG GCATTGATCCTCATCTTGTGAATAAGATATTGGATCCTAATTTCCTAAGCAAAGTATCAAAAACATTCATAATTCTAAAAGAAACTATTGAGAAGCATGGTCCTTGGGCTTCTGCATGGGTTGGAGAATCTGGTGGAGCTTACAACAGCGGTGGACGTAATGTATCTAATACATTTGTTAACAGCTTTTG GTACTTAGATCAGCTTGGCATGGCATCAAAGTACAATACTAAGGTGTATTGTAGGCAGACATTAATTGGTGGGAACTATGGCCTCCTCAGCAAAACAACATTAGCTCCCAATCCTGACTATTACAG TGCTCTTCTTTGGCATCGTCTGATGGGGAAGGAAGTTTTAGCTGTTGATAGTGATGCTTCGCCATTTCTACGCTCTTATGCCCACTGTTCCAAAGGAAGA GCGGGTATAACCTTACTCCTTATCAATTTAAGCAACGACACTGATTTTATAATCAGCCTTCAGAACAGCATGAACATGAATCTGCACGGTCGAGCGCAAGGCTTGTACAGAGAAACCCCACTCATGCGTGGTCTTAAGAAAACGGTTTCCTGGGTTGGAAGGAAAGCATCAGATGCACCATTGTTTAGAGAGGAGTACCATTTGAGTCCTAAAGACGGGTACCTAAGAAGTCATACCATGCTTCTAAATGGAATACCGTTGGAGCTTACAAATGATGGAGACATCCCAAGATTAGATCCTGTCCGCGTTCATGTGAATTCTGTAGTATCCATTTCTCAGTTGTCCATTGCGTTCATAGTATTCCCTAATTTTGATGCTTCTGCTTGTGCATAG
- the LOC120016674 gene encoding SNAP25 homologous protein SNAP33 codes for MFGVKKSPVKVAKHGSAQPGYAVSSRTNPFDSDDELDNKQTIKPSRRTSSEPTLMAPNLNSNPFDDEVPKVNSSASSHSLASAVRNNYKNDFHDSGGLENQSVQELENYAVYKAEETTKTVNNCLKVVEDIRENASTTLVTLHHQGEQITRTHNVAIDMDHDLSRGEKLLGSLGGMFSKTWKPKKTRPITGPRITKDDPTRRTANNLQERERLGLNSAPKARSNVRAPSPEPTGALQKVEVEKAKQDDGLSDLSNYLDELKYMAIDMGSEIERQNKALEPMHNDVDELNFRVRGANQRGRRLLGK; via the exons ATGTTTGGCGTGAAAAAGTCTCCTGTCAAGGTTGCTAAACATGGCTCAGCTCAACCTGGATATGCTGTTTCTTCTCGTACCAATCCTTTCGACTCTGATGATGAGTTGGATAATAAGCAGACTATTAAACCTTCAAGAAGGACGTCTTCTGAACCGACACTAATGGCACCAAATCTTAACTCAAATccttttgatgatgaagtgcCAAAGGTGAACTCATCTGCATCTTCTCATTCACTTGCTTCAGCCGTGAGAAATAACTACAAGAATGATTTTCATGACTCGGGAGGATTGGAGAATCAATCAGTGCAAGAGTTGGAAAACTATGCTGTATACAAGGCGGAGGAAACTACAAAAACAGTCAATAACTGCCTGAAGGTAGTGGAGGATATAAGAGAGAATGCGTCCACAACTTTGGTCACTTTGCATCATCAGGGTGAACAAATTACCAGGACCCACAATGTTGCCATTGACATGGATCATGATCTGAGTCGG GGTGAGAAGCTTCTTGGAAGTCTTGGGGGTATGTTCTCAAAGACTTGGAAACCAAAAAAGACTCGTCCAATAACAGGCCCAAGAATTACAAAAG ATGATCCAACCCGAAGAACAGCTAACAACTTGCAGGAGAGGGAGAGGTTGGGCCTGAATTCTGCACCCAAGGCACGGTCAAATGTAAGAGCACCATCACCTGAACCCACCGGCGCACTTCAGAAAGTTGAG GTGGAAAAGGCAAAGCAAGACGATGGACTGTCAGATTTAAGTAATTATCTGGATGAACTGAAGTATATGGCCATTGACATGGGGTCAGAAATTGAGAG GCAGAACAAAGCTCTGGAGCCTATGCATAATGATGTGGATGAGCTAAATTTCCGTGTTAGAGGTGCCAACCAACGTGGTCGTCGATTGCTTGGAAAGTAG